One Chloroflexota bacterium DNA window includes the following coding sequences:
- a CDS encoding PQQ-binding-like beta-propeller repeat protein encodes MHVQEDSLEDQTTTRNFNPGELEDQGSQLKPKTLLENRYLVERALGTGGMGAVYLARDSRFSVTKYVAVKEIIAQVTDAALREIMVANFEREANLLASISHAAIPKIHDFFSINNRSYVVMEYIRGKDLESIVNANKENLSVQQIAIWGIELCDVLHYLHTRSPEPIVFRDMKPSNIMVTPENHVVLVDFGIAKKFQAGQKGTMIGTEGYSPPEQYRGESSPKVDIYALGATLHHLLTSIDPRDEAPFTFAERPIRQLNPDVSIEFETIVETALQYNADERFKDANTMKEALIQIARQGGSSYHPKGTAAIIRDYEIKQLWDFECEDEIRGSAIVQGGLLYIGAYDNNLYALDATSGHFKWKYASEGGIAGTPAYFENSVFFGSEDHRVYAINAISGRVQWSYSTDGPIRSTPTIQDRHVFIGSDDEHIHVINTTTGRRATKINAGALVRSKPLLINDGLYFGTENGDLFFADFNGKIRWRANAKRAVTSSPSINNGVVYFGSVDGQFYAVNAQTGWPMWRFRMERGTISSPFVTDQFAYIGSADGNIYCINLQTSKEAWHFSTGHQVSSSPLLHNDAIYCGSIDNNIYCLDAKTGNLRWKFDTGGAITGSPTIANNILYIGSLNHFLYALPI; translated from the coding sequence TTGCATGTACAGGAGGATTCTCTGGAAGATCAAACGACTACTCGTAATTTCAACCCAGGCGAACTGGAAGATCAGGGCAGTCAGTTAAAGCCAAAGACGTTACTCGAAAACCGTTACCTTGTTGAGCGGGCTTTAGGAACGGGTGGCATGGGCGCGGTTTACTTGGCGCGGGATAGTCGTTTTTCTGTCACCAAGTATGTTGCTGTAAAAGAAATCATAGCCCAGGTTACCGATGCTGCTTTACGCGAAATAATGGTCGCCAATTTCGAACGGGAAGCGAATCTATTAGCAAGCATTAGCCACGCAGCGATTCCAAAAATTCACGATTTTTTCTCGATTAATAACCGCTCGTACGTCGTAATGGAGTATATCCGCGGGAAAGATCTCGAAAGCATCGTCAACGCAAACAAAGAAAACCTGTCTGTACAACAAATCGCTATTTGGGGGATTGAATTGTGCGACGTATTACATTACTTGCACACACGCTCCCCTGAGCCGATTGTTTTTCGGGATATGAAACCCTCCAACATAATGGTGACACCGGAGAATCACGTTGTTCTGGTTGATTTCGGAATTGCCAAAAAGTTTCAGGCCGGACAAAAGGGGACGATGATCGGCACCGAGGGGTATTCTCCCCCCGAACAATACCGCGGCGAATCATCCCCCAAAGTGGATATTTACGCCCTCGGAGCTACCCTGCATCATTTGCTCACCAGCATTGATCCACGCGATGAAGCACCGTTCACATTCGCCGAGCGACCCATCCGCCAACTCAACCCCGATGTTTCCATCGAATTTGAAACGATTGTTGAAACGGCGCTGCAATATAATGCAGATGAGCGCTTTAAAGATGCCAATACCATGAAAGAAGCCTTGATACAGATCGCCCGTCAGGGTGGTTCAAGCTACCACCCCAAAGGGACTGCTGCAATTATTCGAGATTATGAAATTAAACAGTTGTGGGATTTCGAATGTGAAGATGAAATTCGCGGCTCGGCAATTGTGCAAGGCGGTTTGCTCTACATTGGCGCGTACGACAACAATCTCTACGCTCTCGATGCAACTTCAGGCCATTTCAAGTGGAAATACGCCAGCGAAGGCGGAATCGCCGGTACACCAGCCTATTTCGAAAACAGCGTTTTCTTTGGTTCAGAAGATCATCGTGTCTATGCCATCAACGCCATATCTGGACGTGTGCAATGGAGCTACTCGACAGATGGCCCAATCCGCTCAACCCCAACCATACAAGACCGGCATGTTTTCATTGGTTCAGACGACGAACACATTCATGTTATTAACACCACCACGGGGAGACGGGCAACAAAAATCAACGCAGGGGCTCTTGTGCGGTCAAAGCCATTGCTCATCAATGATGGCCTCTATTTTGGCACCGAAAACGGCGATTTATTTTTTGCCGATTTCAATGGAAAAATCCGGTGGCGCGCAAATGCCAAACGAGCGGTAACTTCATCCCCAAGCATAAATAACGGCGTGGTCTACTTCGGCTCTGTAGACGGCCAATTCTATGCGGTGAACGCACAAACCGGCTGGCCCATGTGGCGCTTCCGCATGGAGCGGGGTACCATCTCATCCCCCTTTGTCACAGACCAATTCGCCTATATCGGCTCTGCCGATGGCAATATCTACTGTATCAACTTGCAGACATCTAAAGAAGCCTGGCACTTCTCAACTGGACACCAGGTTTCAAGCTCTCCCCTGCTGCATAACGATGCTATCTACTGCGGCAGTATCGACAACAATATCTATTGCCTGGATGCCAAAACCGGTAATTTACGCTGGAAATTCGATACCGGCGGCGCAATTACAGGCTCCCCCACGATTGCCAATAATATCTTATATATTGGATCATTGAATCATTTTCTTTATGCGCTGCCAATCTAA